The following coding sequences are from one Humulus lupulus chromosome X, drHumLupu1.1, whole genome shotgun sequence window:
- the LOC133805772 gene encoding uncharacterized protein LOC133805772 — protein sequence MARTRATGLRNTSLVPPLPEPSTVVTDSSLSNPDAPPQETPISRVPSSPIHVSNRFSSFSVLDRPAHEDGSSPYFLSTGDHPALVLASPPLTDKNFQQWRRDFKISIRAKNKLPFINGSFPQPAEDDPLRNQWLCCNHMVMSCILHSVSPDIKSDDSISSYFTKIKAIWDEITDLRPRLPCTYAASADSLDFLNQEHALQFLTGLNESFHAVRAQILLIDPFPSLSKVLFP from the exons ATGGCTCGAACTAGAGCTACAGGTCTTCGAAATACAAGCCTCGTTCCTCCTCTTCCGGAGCCTTCAACGGTTGTTACTGATTCATCTCTTTCGAATCCTGATGCTCCTCCTCAAGAAACCCCAATTTCTAGGGTTCCGAGTTCTCCCATCCATGTCTCCAATCGTTTCTCTTCTTTTTCTGTTCTTGATCGACCTGCCCATGAAGATGGTAGTAGTCCCTACTTCTTGAGCACAGGAGATCACCCAGCCCTTGTTCTTGCATCTCCTCCCCTCACAGACAAGAATTTTCAACAATGGAGAAGGGATTTCAAGATCTCCATTCGAGCAAAGAACAAGCTCCCCTTCATCAACGGATCTTTCCCTCAACCAGCTGAAGATGATCCTCTTCGAAATCAATGGCTTTGCTGCAACCACATGGTAATGTCTTGCATCCTTCACTCTGTTTCCCCTGACATCAAAA GCGATGACTCTATAAGTTCCTACTTCACTAAAATCAAAGCTATATGGGATGAGATTACTGATTTACGCCCTAGACTTCCTTGTACTTATGCTGCTTCTGCTGACTCTCTTGATTTTCTTAACCAAGAACATGCTCTTCAATTCCTCACGGGTTTGAATGAGTCATTTCATGCTGTAAGAGCTCAAATATTGTTGATAGATCCATTCCCCTCTCTTTCAAAAGTTTTGTTTCCATGA